A single genomic interval of Pelagerythrobacter marensis harbors:
- a CDS encoding OmpA family protein, which produces MKRWAAATAALALAGCNGSEEPAAPEPSSAPTTEPTSIIRPDVEVDRIEPALEPLEASVTFADAGGTLSDDAIADLEAIVRSPQMEAGGAIVLRGHTDSVGDDETNLRVSRRRAEMVRDWLVEHGVDEQRIRIIALGEQRPIAPNANPDGSPDEAGRAANRRVDVAIAVPADNADGAAQEAGEAGSSPEGAPAAE; this is translated from the coding sequence ATGAAACGATGGGCTGCGGCGACGGCCGCACTCGCACTCGCGGGCTGCAACGGCAGCGAGGAGCCCGCTGCGCCGGAACCCAGCTCCGCGCCGACGACAGAGCCGACGTCGATCATACGGCCCGACGTGGAGGTCGACCGGATCGAACCCGCGCTCGAACCGCTGGAGGCCAGCGTTACTTTCGCGGATGCCGGGGGCACGCTGTCGGACGATGCGATCGCCGATCTCGAGGCGATCGTGCGGTCGCCCCAGATGGAAGCAGGGGGTGCGATCGTTCTGCGCGGCCACACCGATTCGGTCGGCGACGACGAAACCAACCTGCGCGTTTCGCGCCGCCGCGCGGAAATGGTGCGCGACTGGCTGGTCGAACACGGGGTGGACGAGCAGCGGATTCGCATCATCGCTCTGGGCGAGCAACGCCCGATCGCGCCCAATGCCAACCCCGACGGTTCGCCCGACGAAGCCGGCCGTGCTGCCAACCGCCGGGTGGACGTTGCCATCGCCGTTCCCGCCGATAATGCGGACGGCGCGGCGCAAGAGGCGGGCGAGGCAGGATCGTCGCCCGAAGGCGCGCCTGCGGCCGAATAG